From the Anaerolineae bacterium genome, the window AGATTTTTTGTCATTGGGCTGAAGGTTTTGAAGCCAACTCATTGACGGCTTTATGCTTGCGGGCCATCACAAACAGCGACATGCCGATAGGCAAACTAAAACGCGGAATCAAACGCGACTCTTGTTTCATCACCCAACCCAGGATATGGTTCATCAACTTGGGCGGCATGAAAACATCGGAGCGGGGCGTATCGTCTTCATCAGCCAGCAGCCAGTTAGTAGCCACGCGATAGGGCGCAACAAGCGGGAATAACAAGGAGTTGGCAAAAGAGATTTTTTCAACGGTAAACCCCTGTTGCTTGAGTTGAGTTTTTAAGGGTTTGGGCGCGTAACGGTGAAGAATATGTACCGCCAGATCGTGTTGCCCTTTTAACCATCTCAGGGCCGGGAGATTCAAGAGTAAAAATCCGCCCGGTTTGAGCACCCGGTGAAATTCGACCAGAGCCTGCCGGTCGTTTGGCACGGAGCACATCACGTCAATAGAAACGGCCAGGTCAAAAGTGTTGGCGGGCATGGGTATGGCGGTAATTGAAGCCTGGGCCAGTTGTCCCTGCAAGCCGCGCCGTTGGCTAAAGTGTAAGGCCAGGCCCGACAGGTCAACGGCCCTGACCTGCCCAAACTGTTTGAGTTGGTGGGCGATAGCGCCTGTACCGCAGCCGCCGTCCAAAATCAACCAATCGGGTTGCCCCTGAGCTTGGTGCAGGCGGGTCAGAGTAGAAAAGATGAGTTGGTGGATGGCCTGATACCACCAATGTTCATCTTCAAGCTGGTACATTATTTCATATTCGCGCGGATTCATTGATTGGAAATCCTTACCGAGGGCGCCACAAAATCTGTTTGCAGATGCTCTTTTTTGACCACCAGCCGAAACCATAATTTGGTTAAATCCACCGCCACCCGAAATAAGCGCCGGAAATTAAAGAATTGAGAGTGGCCGTAAGCCCGGTGATAATGATGCACCGGCGCCTCGGCAATGCGAAAACCGTTATCGCCGATTTTTTTCATCATTTCCACACAAATCACGCCGCTGTCTGATTCTAATTTGACTTTATCAAAAATTGAGCGGCGCATGATGCGGAAATCACAATCGGGGTCGCGTAATTTGAGGCCAAAGGCCAGGCGCACAAAATGCTGGTAAATTCTACCAATAATAATGCGGTGAAGGGGGTCGTTGCGCGAGATTTTGTAACCGTTGACCAGATCAATTTCGGCGGTGAGGACCGGCATCAGCAGTTTTAACTCGCGCGGGTCGTACTGGGCATCGCCATCCGTATAAAAAACTAACTCTTTGGTGGCGTGGGCAAAACCGCTGCGTAACGCCCCGCCGTAACCTTTGTTTTGGGGGTGGGTGACAATGCGCACGCAGTCGTACCGGCGGGCTAACTCGGCCAATAATTCGCCGGTATGGTCTTTACTGGCGTCATTGACGACAATCACTTCGTAATCGTCGCTCAGCTCACGCAAGGTGAGAATGGCGGTGATGACCATGCTGGGGATGGTGCCGGCATCGTTATAGGCCGGGAAAAAAACAGAAATGCTGGGACGTTTCATTTTGTTTACCTTTGTTGAATTCTTTCACAAACCATTTCCAGGGCCGTTTGGCTCATTTCCGGGTATAGGGGGAGGGATAAAACCTCTTGGGCGGCTCGTTCTGTTTCGGGCAGGCTGCCCGGCCTAAAACCCAGACCGGCGTAAGCCGGCTGAAGGTGGACCGGCACAGGATAGTGGATTTGCGCGCCAAGGCCTTGCTCGCGCAGGTCGGTTAATAATTTGTCTCTCTCTTGACTCCGCACCACGTAGAGATGATAAACGTGTGTCACATCGCCCACCGGGTGGGGCAAGGTTAAATGGGTATGGGCCAGCAGGGTAGTATAATCAGCGGCCAATTCTCGGCGTCGTTTGTTCCATGTTTCCAGGTGGCGGAGTTTAACCCGTAGAATGGCCGCCTGCATTTCGTCAAGCCGGCTGTTAGTGCCTCTAACCTGGCTCACGTATCGTTCCGCCCAGCCGTACTGGCGCAGCAAGCGCGTCTGTTCGGCCACGTCGGCGCGGTTGGTGACAATGATGCCGCCGTCGCCTGCCGCGCCCAGGTTTTTGGTAGGATAAAAGCTGAAAGCGGCGGCGTCGCCAAAAGAACCAACCATTTGCCCGCGATACCGCGCACCATGCGCCTGGGCGCAGTCTTCCACTACCGCCAGGCGGTGTTGGCGGGCCACGGTCAAAATTGCCTCAAGGTTGGCCGGGTGGCCGTACAGATGGACCGGCACGATAGCCTGGGTGCGGGGCGAAACGGCTGCCTCCACTTGGGCCGGATTCATGGTAAACGTGACCGGATCAATGTCAACAAAAACAGGGCGCGCCCCGGTCAGCTCTATGGCCGCGACCGTGGCCACGGCGGTATGGCTGACCGTAATTACTTCGTCTCCGGGGTTTACGCCCACGGCTTGCAAAGCCAGCGTGATCGCGTCGGTGCCGGAGGCTACTCCAATGGCGTGCCCTACGCCCACGTAGGCGGCGAATTCCGCTTCAAAGGCAGCCGTTTCTTTGCCCAAAATATACCAGCCTCCGGCCAACACGCGCTGAACGGCTGCGTCTATCTCGGCCCGGAGAGATTGGTATTGTTGGGCAAGGTTTACAGAAGGGACCGGCAAATTTAGCTCCAATAATGCTCGCCGTATTGGCGGTAATAAGCAATGGTGCGGGCCAATCCCGCGCGGAGGGGAGTGGTTGGTTGCCAGCCCAACTGAGCCTGGATGCGGGCATAAGCGCAGTACACGTCGCCCACATCAATGCGTTTGCGTTCCGGTGGAAAGGGGATCAAGCGATAACTACCCTGCCCGGCTATTTCTATGAGCAGCTCGGCCAAAGCTTTCAAGGTGATGGGCTGGTTGCAGCCCAGGTTATAAACCTGGCCCTGGCTCTGGGGGCTGGCCGCGGCGCGTAACAAGGCCTCAACCACATCTTCCACAAAGTTAAGGTCGCGGCGTTGTTCGCCGTCGCCAAAAATCTGGATTTCCTGGCCCAAGACGGCCAAACGAATGAACCAGCCGATAAAACCCTGGCGGTTATGTTTCATCAATTGGCCGGGGCCATAGGTGTTGGTCAAACGCAACGAAACCGTGTGCAGGCCGTACACCCGATGGTAAACGGTGTGATACCACTCCCCGGCCATTTTGTTGACCCCATTAACGTCGGGCGGGTGGAGCAGATGTTGTTCGTCCAGGGGCAGGTAATCCGGCCGGCCGTAAATTTGGCGGGTGCTGGCAAACACAATTTTGACCGTAGGGTTATGATGGCGACACGCCTCCAGCAAAGAGAGTTGCGCCCGCACATTAATCTCCAGATCGGTAAAGGGATCGGTCATACTATCCAGATGGCTCACCTGTCCGGCCAAATTGAAAATGTAGTTTTGATCACGAACCAGGTAACGCAGCCCATACTCGTCGCGGATGTCGGCAATGTTGACCTGGACCCGGTCTTTGAGGTCGTGGATATTGAACAGGTTGCCGCCGTAATCGGGGATGAGCGAGTCGACCAGCAGCACCCTGGCCCCCAATTCCACCAATCGCCGGGCCAGGTTTGAGCCGATAAAGCCCAGGCCGCCGGTAATCATCACTTGTTTATTATTGAAGCAGGTCAAATAGTTAGCAGCTAATTTGTCAGTCGCCATAATTTTTTGTCAGGCCTTAAGGGGTCGCAAACGAGGCAATAGTATAATATAGAACATTCAGACTGTCTAACCGGATGACTTTTCGATTTTATATCTTTTTTGGAAAAGACAAAAATGTATTGTATACTCACCCGGCAAAAATCAGCCGGTAACATGGGGTCATCATTTTGATCCCTCAACGCCAAATTCCATAATGACAAGAGTTGTTCCCCAAAAATTTCTGCCGCTTTTCATTTTACTATTGGCCTTTGGCCTGCAAACCGCTTATCTGGCCGAGTTGCGAGAACTGTTTCCCCAAAGTTTTATGGATAAGCCCTTTTGCGGAGTAGATGCCGAAGCGCACGTCCAGCGCGCTGTAGGGTTGCTGGATGGTTCTGTGCCCGGCGATAACGAGGTTTTTTATTTTATTCCCCTTTATCCCATTTATCTGGCGGCCTTAAGACAATTTTGGGAGACTGCCCTGCTTTTGCCTGTTCTGGGGCAGGCCTTGCTGCAACTGCTTGGCATTGCCGCTTTATATAGTATTGGCCGCTTAACTTATTCGCCCTTAACCGGCGCGCTGGCCGCTTTGGGTTTGGCCACGTATAACTACTATATTTTTTACCTGCCCTGTTTTGACCAGGCCCTTTTGACCACCCCTTTTTTATTATTGGGCATATTTCTGTTGCTAAAATACCACGCCCGCCGGCACTCTCTGTATGTCTTGGGCGCCGGGATCGCCTTTGGCCTGGCCGGGTTGAGCCGGCCTACGGTTTTGCTTGTTTTGCCGGTTGCCGTTATCTGGATTTTTTGGATGCGGGCATCGGTGAAACAGGTTGCCATTGATTTTCTCTTTTTTGTTTTGCCTTTGTTGATGCTGATAGCTCCGTTTACCTGGCACAACTATCAGGCGAGCGGACGTTTGATGCTATTGTCGGATAACTTTGGGATCAATCTTTTTACCGGCAACAATCCCAACGCGCAGGGTTTTGATAGTTTGGCCCATATTCAATCTCAACCGTCCGTGTTGCGTTTTTTGGAAACAATTGAACAGGTGAAA encodes:
- a CDS encoding NAD-dependent epimerase/dehydratase family protein, translating into MATDKLAANYLTCFNNKQVMITGGLGFIGSNLARRLVELGARVLLVDSLIPDYGGNLFNIHDLKDRVQVNIADIRDEYGLRYLVRDQNYIFNLAGQVSHLDSMTDPFTDLEINVRAQLSLLEACRHHNPTVKIVFASTRQIYGRPDYLPLDEQHLLHPPDVNGVNKMAGEWYHTVYHRVYGLHTVSLRLTNTYGPGQLMKHNRQGFIGWFIRLAVLGQEIQIFGDGEQRRDLNFVEDVVEALLRAAASPQSQGQVYNLGCNQPITLKALAELLIEIAGQGSYRLIPFPPERKRIDVGDVYCAYARIQAQLGWQPTTPLRAGLARTIAYYRQYGEHYWS
- a CDS encoding DegT/DnrJ/EryC1/StrS family aminotransferase; protein product: MPVPSVNLAQQYQSLRAEIDAAVQRVLAGGWYILGKETAAFEAEFAAYVGVGHAIGVASGTDAITLALQAVGVNPGDEVITVSHTAVATVAAIELTGARPVFVDIDPVTFTMNPAQVEAAVSPRTQAIVPVHLYGHPANLEAILTVARQHRLAVVEDCAQAHGARYRGQMVGSFGDAAAFSFYPTKNLGAAGDGGIIVTNRADVAEQTRLLRQYGWAERYVSQVRGTNSRLDEMQAAILRVKLRHLETWNKRRRELAADYTTLLAHTHLTLPHPVGDVTHVYHLYVVRSQERDKLLTDLREQGLGAQIHYPVPVHLQPAYAGLGFRPGSLPETERAAQEVLSLPLYPEMSQTALEMVCERIQQR
- a CDS encoding class I SAM-dependent methyltransferase; translation: MNPREYEIMYQLEDEHWWYQAIHQLIFSTLTRLHQAQGQPDWLILDGGCGTGAIAHQLKQFGQVRAVDLSGLALHFSQRRGLQGQLAQASITAIPMPANTFDLAVSIDVMCSVPNDRQALVEFHRVLKPGGFLLLNLPALRWLKGQHDLAVHILHRYAPKPLKTQLKQQGFTVEKISFANSLLFPLVAPYRVATNWLLADEDDTPRSDVFMPPKLMNHILGWVMKQESRLIPRFSLPIGMSLFVMARKHKAVNELASKPSAQ
- a CDS encoding glycosyltransferase family 2 protein, coding for MKRPSISVFFPAYNDAGTIPSMVITAILTLRELSDDYEVIVVNDASKDHTGELLAELARRYDCVRIVTHPQNKGYGGALRSGFAHATKELVFYTDGDAQYDPRELKLLMPVLTAEIDLVNGYKISRNDPLHRIIIGRIYQHFVRLAFGLKLRDPDCDFRIMRRSIFDKVKLESDSGVICVEMMKKIGDNGFRIAEAPVHHYHRAYGHSQFFNFRRLFRVAVDLTKLWFRLVVKKEHLQTDFVAPSVRISNQ